A region from the Triticum urartu cultivar G1812 chromosome 1, Tu2.1, whole genome shotgun sequence genome encodes:
- the LOC125533147 gene encoding phospholipase A1-II 6-like, which translates to MACESANATATPLIIVSDWSMQLRTNQYAFVSSCPISQCHANFTSPSSSRQAHKQAQESRSRHCRRVYKGRAWASQLLHVVVQVWTTAVLGEQWSLVGPITATAAARWKELHGERSWEGLLRPLDLELRRKVIWYGEMAQATYDAFNHERHSPHAGLSRFGRKRFFERVMLPGHAAAYRVTRFLYATSSAHAAKAVAFVKGGHPRSRCRESNWIGYVAVATDAGKSVLGRRDVVVAWRGTIQALEWTNNLEFAMVHPSGILGDATGADAMVHRGWLSIYTSTDPASTHNKDSARSQVLAEVRKLVDTYKDEEVSITVTGHSLGAALATLSAFDIAENGYNCTASATFPVTAFAFASPRVGGASFKKRLDTAAAAGLRVLRVRNARDIVPGYPALPYHDVGAELVIDTSASPYLKAPGDENLWHNLECYLHGVAGAPTASGQGFEHVVERDVALVNKSYDALKEEHGVPAAWWVPWNRGMVKGGDGRWRLVDCEDEDDREDAAVPPVNK; encoded by the exons ATGGCCTGCGAAAGTGCGAATGCCACTGCCACCCCACTGATCATCGTCTCCGATTGGAGCATGCAATTGCGGACGAATCAATACGCGTTTGTGTCGTCGTGCCCCATATCGCAATGTCACGCCAatttcacctccccttcgtcatCGCGCCAAGCGCACAAGCAAGCTCAGGAAAGCAGGAGCCGCCATTGCCGCCGCGTGTATAAAGGTCGAGCATGGGCAAGCCAGCTGCTGCACGTAGTAGTGCAGGTGTGGACGACGGCCGTGTTGGGCGAGCAATGGAGCCTCGTTGGACCGATCACGgccacggcggcggcgaggtggaaGGAGCTCCACGGCGAGCGGTCGTGGGAGGGGCTGCTGCGGCCGCTGGACCTGGAGCTCCGGCGCAAGGTGATCTGGTACGGTGAGATGGCGCAGGCCACGTACGACGCGTTCAACCACGAGAGGCACTCGCCGCACGCCGGGCTCTCGCGGTTCGGCAGGAAGCGCTTCTTCGAGCGCGTGATGCTGCCGGGCCACGCCGCCGCGTACCGGGTCACCAGGTTCCTGTACGCCACGTCCTCCGCCCACGCCGCGAAGGCCGTCGCGTTCGTGAAGGGCGGCCATCCGCGGAGCCGGTGCAGGGAGTCCAACTGGATCGGGTACGTCGCAGTGGCCACCGACGCGGGGAAGTCCGTGCTCGGGCGCCGGGACGTGGTCGTCGCGTGGCGCGGCACCATCCAGGCGCTGGAGTGGACCAACAACCTCGAGTTCGCCATGGTGCATCCCAGTGGCATCCTTGGCGACGCCACCGGCGCCGACGCCATGGTGCACCGCGGCTGGCTCTCCATCTACACCTCCACCGACCCGGCCTCCACCCACAACAAGGACAGCGCCAGAAGCCAG GTGCTGGCTGAGGTGCGGAAGCTGGTGGACACGTACAAGGACGAGGAGGTGAGCATCACGGTGACCGGGCACAGCCTCGGGGCTGCCCTGGCCACGCTAAGCGCGTTCGACATCGCCGAGAACGGCTACAACTGCACGGCCTCGGCGACGTTCCCGGTCACGGCGTTCGCGTTCGCCAGCCCGCGCGTGGGCGGCGCAAGCTTCAAGAAGCGGTTGGACACCGCGGCGGCCGCCGGCCTCCGTGTCCTGCGCGTCCGCAACGCCCGGGACATCGTGCCCGGGTACCCGGCGCTGCCGTACCACGACGTGGGCGCCGAGCTGGTCATCGACACCAGCGCGTCGCCGTACCTGAAGGCGCCCGGCGACGAGAACCTGTGGCACAACCTGGAATGCTACCTGCACGGGGTGGCGGGCGCGCCGACGGCCTCCGGACAGGGTTTCGAGCATGTGGTGGAGCGGGACGTGGCGCTGGTGAACAAGTCGTACGACGCACTCAAGGAGGAGCATGGGGTGCCGGCGGCGTGGTGGGTGCCGTGGAACAGGGGCATGGTGAAGGGGGGCGACGGGCGCTGGAGGCTGGTGGACTGCGAGGACGAGGACGACAGGGAGGACGCCGCCGTGCCGCCGGTGAACAAGTGA